In the Clostridium gelidum genome, AATGCATTTGAAAACAGATAGATTAATAATTCGTGATTTTGACAAAAAAGATGCTGCGGGATTGTATGAATTCCTTGAGCACCCACCTGTACATTGTTTTATGAGTGAAAAATTAGATTCACTTGATGAAGCAGAAAAAGAAGTGGAGAGAAGAGGCAAAGAAGGTGAACACTTCGCTGTTTGCTTGTCTGATACAGATTCAATTATTGGGGATCTTTTTGCCATAAAAGAGGAGCCTGATACATATAGCGTCGGATGGAATTTCAATTTAAAATACGGCAAGATCGGTTATGCAACTGAAGCGGCAAAAGCGTTAATCAACTACCTCTTCAATAACGATGCAAGGAGAATATATGCTTATGCTGAAGACGATAATATTCCGTCCCAAAAACTTTGTGAGCGACTTGGAATGAGAAAAGAAGGACTCTTTATGGAATTTATATCTTTCGTGAACAACCCAGATGGAACTCCGCATTATGAAAATACCTACCAATATGCCATTCTGAAAAAAGAGCATTTTAAAGATGTATATGAAATAATAAAAATATAATTTGTTAACTATTACTTGAGGCCGATTATAGATAAAAAAATGTTTATATTAGTAATTTGTTAGGCTATAATATAATAAACGTATTATTTATCGGAGGAAGTTCTATGGAAAATATAAATGAACAAAATAATTTGTATGAGCAGTTTTTAAAATATTCATATAAAGATTTAGAAGAATCATTTAAAAAAACAAAAACAAAAGAAGAACAAGATTTTTATGTTGCTTTATCTGATATAATACTTCAAAAGGAACAAGAAAGAGCAATAGGTAAAAATTGATGGCTACGTATACTATATTTGCAGGTGTAAATGGTGCTGGAAAAACATCAATATATAAGTCTA is a window encoding:
- a CDS encoding GNAT family N-acetyltransferase, encoding MHLKTDRLIIRDFDKKDAAGLYEFLEHPPVHCFMSEKLDSLDEAEKEVERRGKEGEHFAVCLSDTDSIIGDLFAIKEEPDTYSVGWNFNLKYGKIGYATEAAKALINYLFNNDARRIYAYAEDDNIPSQKLCERLGMRKEGLFMEFISFVNNPDGTPHYENTYQYAILKKEHFKDVYEIIKI